ATCGTGCTATCGCCGACCTTGGGCATGTTGCTGGCAATGCTGGTGATGCTGGTCAGCTCATGGCTGCTCCACCGCGCCACCGCGCGGACCGCCGAGCGCAGCTTTCGCGGGCTGCATCTTGTCTCTTCGGCCGCCTATTCGCTGAGCCACGGCCTCAACGACGCGCAGAAGACGATGGGCATCATCACCGTGCTGCTCTATTCTACCGGCCGGCTAAGCGGCGATTTCGAAGTGCCGCATTGGGTGGCGATCAGCTGCTATGTCGCGATCGCGCTCGGCACGATGACCGGCGGCTGGAAGATCATCGAGACGATGGGATCGCGCATCACCAAGCTCTCGCAGCACCAGGGCTTCAGCGCGTCGTTCGCGGGATCGATCATCCTGTTCACTGCGTCTGCGCTCGGCATCCCGGTCTCGACCACGCACACGATCACCGGATCGATCATCGGCGCCGGCACCGCGCGCCGTGCCTCCGCCGTGCGCTGGGGCGTGGCACAAAGCGTTGTGATGGCGTGGATCATCACCATTCCCGCGTCCGCGCTGGTCGGCGCGGCGTTCTATGGGCTGACCCGGCTCTTCTAACAGCTTCGGCAGTTCAGACACCCGTTCGGAAGGGTGGCTATCCGCGGGCATACGCCCGTGAAGCGATGGCCTTCGACAAGCTCAGGCCGAAGGGAAGAAGACCTCGGTCAGCCTTGACCACGCCGCCCAGCGCGGCACTGGCTCGGCGTCTCGCCGAAGCGCGTGCGGAACAGCCGGCTGAAATGCGCGGCGTCGCTGAAGCCGAGCCGCTCGGCCATCGCGCCGATGCGTTCCTCATTCTCGGGATCGAGCAGCGCGATGCGTGCGGCGTTGAGCCGGCTCGCGCGAATATAGGTTTGCACCCCGCCTTCCTTCTCGAACAGCCGGTGCAGCGTGCTGCGCGACACCTTGAGCCGCCGGCACAGGCTGGCGACGCTGAGCGAGGGGGATTCGAGATTGGCGTGGATCTCCGCGCGCGCCTTCGCCGCCATGCCGGGCGTCGGCTCGGGCTCGGGCCGCTCGACACCCGCCGAGGCGTGGACCGCGAGCACCAGCAGGTCGAGCAGTGTCCGCGCGAGCCGCGGCGCATCCTCGGCAGGAATCCGCTGCAGTGCCTCGCTTAGCTTGTGGAGATGACCGTAGAGCAGCGCCGCTTCCTCGCGGCCGATCACCAGCCCGTGGAGCCCGGCCAGCGGGCCCAGCTCCGCTTCCGCCTTGGCCCGCGGAATCCCGAGCTGGATCGACCGGGCGATCGACATCGTCATGGTGATCGGCTGGGCGATGTCGAACAACAAGATCTCGCCGGCACGCGCTTCGAACTCGCGCGTCTGCGCAACGCCGTGCATCTCGCCTTCGAGCAGCACGCCGACGCCGAGAATGTCGATCCGGTCGGCGGCGATCCGCTCGGGCGTGCGCTCGAGCAGCCGGGCGGTGCCAGTCGAATAGGACACCGCGATCCCGTCGAGATGGATATTCTCGGCCGAGGTCGAGAACGGCCCGATCGGCGTGGACTCGAACAGCGCGGCGATGCTGGGCCAGCCGCGGTCAGACCAGACTTCGTGACGTACCTCCGGGGCGATCCCCGCCGTCGAGTAACGGACGGGCTCGATGCCTCGCCTGTCCCCCATATAATGCTCCGAATCTTTCAGGAATGCCGCAGGACGCGTGCGATTCCGGTTGGTTAGCCGGCGGTTTACATTAAAATCTGATTCAAGGAATGGCTCCGCACCGTCGTATGTCGATTTAGCGAAGGTGCGGCGCCCTTGCCACAAAAGCGGTGTCCCAGTATCATGCATGAAAACCGATTTCATGAATGAAAAGGTGTGGGGATGGGGTTCACGCGCAGGCAGGCTTTGGGAAGTTTCGCAGGCGTTGCTGCAGCTAGCGGGATAGCAGCGCCGGCCAGCGCGGAGATTGCGCCCGACTGGTCGAGCCTGATCGGCGCCTTTCGCGTTCCCGACTGGTTTCGCGACGCCAAGTTCGGGATCTGGGCACATTGGAGCGCGCAATGCGTCCCCGAATTCGGCGACTGGTACGGCCGGAAAATGTATGTCCAGGGCGACCCGTTCTACGCCCATCACCTCAAGACCTATGGCCACCCGGCCGACCGCGGCTTCCTCGAGATCGAGAATGCCTGGAAGGCCGAAAACTGGGATCCCGAGCACCTCGTCAAGCTCTACAAGGGCGCGGGAGCACGCTATTTCATGGCGCTCGCCAACCATCACGACAATCTCGACGCCTATGACAGCAAATATCATGCGTGGAACACGCTGCGCGTCGGCCCGAAGCGCGACATCGTCGGCACCTGGGAAAAGATCGCGCGCAGGCACGGCCTGCGCTTCGCAGTCAGCAACCACAGCGCGCACGCCTGGCATTGGTGGCAGACGGCATACGGCTATGACGCCGAAGGCCCGCGCGCCGGCGAGCGCTACGACGCGTTCAAGCTGACCAAAGCCGATGGCGCCGGCACCTGGTGGGATGGGCTTGATCCGCAGGAACTCTATACCGGTCCCGCGATGGTCCCGCCCGACGGGATCGAGACCGCGCAAGCCATGCGCGACTGGCACGACGTC
This genomic stretch from Sphingomonas sp. LM7 harbors:
- a CDS encoding inorganic phosphate transporter; translated protein: MHELALPLLIGLIAVALAFDFLNGLHDAANSIATVVATRLLSPVQAVLFAAVFNFAAYFLTIAIPSLHAVAETIGKGLVDKDVVTPAVIFGALGGAMFWNVLTWLKGIPSSSSHALVGGLIGAGVAHGGLSGIHWTGLNKTLLAIVLSPTLGMLLAMLVMLVSSWLLHRATARTAERSFRGLHLVSSAAYSLSHGLNDAQKTMGIITVLLYSTGRLSGDFEVPHWVAISCYVAIALGTMTGGWKIIETMGSRITKLSQHQGFSASFAGSIILFTASALGIPVSTTHTITGSIIGAGTARRASAVRWGVAQSVVMAWIITIPASALVGAAFYGLTRLF
- a CDS encoding helix-turn-helix domain-containing protein, producing MGDRRGIEPVRYSTAGIAPEVRHEVWSDRGWPSIAALFESTPIGPFSTSAENIHLDGIAVSYSTGTARLLERTPERIAADRIDILGVGVLLEGEMHGVAQTREFEARAGEILLFDIAQPITMTMSIARSIQLGIPRAKAEAELGPLAGLHGLVIGREEAALLYGHLHKLSEALQRIPAEDAPRLARTLLDLLVLAVHASAGVERPEPEPTPGMAAKARAEIHANLESPSLSVASLCRRLKVSRSTLHRLFEKEGGVQTYIRASRLNAARIALLDPENEERIGAMAERLGFSDAAHFSRLFRTRFGETPSQCRAGRRGQG